Proteins encoded in a region of the Salminus brasiliensis chromosome 2, fSalBra1.hap2, whole genome shotgun sequence genome:
- the LOC140549553 gene encoding uncharacterized protein isoform X1, which produces MKIPLFLLVLLLCRNRPAAGDQIQYKHVQKDGTVTLKCGELTEGLVTWSRDRNGRREDIVRIENGLITRLNDPSKRYTNNGLSLIISHISLYNAGLYYCNSTAVACLTVTSGPNVTDKCVQTHLETGRLNKTDKCEKPETRKRWTALIITGSVLLALALVFWKWISQKKADDDELADHIYSTVDFVTFDKAQTGRAQKPKEKESVYDLATHPGPAPTGLQNEPLYSLVQKPAARQQNTDPVEEGLYSLAQRPHLTSEEAQTSVTAHYWRA; this is translated from the exons ATGAAGATCCCCCTCTttctcctcgtcctcctcctctgtaGGAACAGACCTGCTGCTGGTGACC AAATTCAATACAAACATGTACAAAAGGATGGCACAGTCACCCTTAAGTGTGGTGAGCTAACCGAGGGCTTGGTGACCTGGAGCAGAGACCGGAACGGAAGAAGAGAAGATATTGTCAGAATTGAGAATGGATTGATCACACGTTTAAACGATCCATCAAAACGTTACACCAACAACGGACTATCTTTGATCATCTCACACATCTCGCTCTACAATGCTGGGTTATACTACTGTAACAGCACTGCAGTAGCGTGTCTTACTGTCACATCAG GCCCGAATGTGACGGATAAATGTGTCCAAACCCATCTGGAAACAGGAC GTCTGAATAAGACGGATAAATGTGAGAAACCTGAAACAAGAA AGCGATGGACAGCCCTTATAATCACAGGGAGTGTGCTGCTAGCGCTGGCTTTGGTTTTCTGGAAGTGGATTTCACAGAAGAAAG CAGATGATGATGAACTGGCAGACCACATCTACAGTACTGTTGATTTTGTCACATTTGATAAAGCacagacag GTAGAGCTCAGAAACCgaaggagaaagaaagtgtATATGACCTTGCAACTCATCCAGGCCCAGCACCCACAG GTCTTCAAAATGAACCATTATATTCACTGGTGCAGAAACCAGCCGCAAGACAGCAAAACACTG ATCCAGTCGAGGAGGGGCTGTACAGTCTGGCTCAGAGACCCCACCTAACATCAGAAGAAGCACAGACATCTGTAACTGCCCATTACTGGAGAGCCTGA
- the LOC140549553 gene encoding uncharacterized protein isoform X2, with the protein MKIPLFLLVLLLCRNRPAAGDQIQYKHVQKDGTVTLKCGELTEGLVTWSRDRNGRREDIVRIENGLITRLNDPSKRYTNNGLSLIISHISLYNAGLYYCNSTAVACLTVTSGPNVTDKCVQTHLETGRLNKTDKCEKPETRKRWTALIITGSVLLALALVFWKWISQKKDDDELADHIYSTVDFVTFDKAQTGRAQKPKEKESVYDLATHPGPAPTGLQNEPLYSLVQKPAARQQNTDPVEEGLYSLAQRPHLTSEEAQTSVTAHYWRA; encoded by the exons ATGAAGATCCCCCTCTttctcctcgtcctcctcctctgtaGGAACAGACCTGCTGCTGGTGACC AAATTCAATACAAACATGTACAAAAGGATGGCACAGTCACCCTTAAGTGTGGTGAGCTAACCGAGGGCTTGGTGACCTGGAGCAGAGACCGGAACGGAAGAAGAGAAGATATTGTCAGAATTGAGAATGGATTGATCACACGTTTAAACGATCCATCAAAACGTTACACCAACAACGGACTATCTTTGATCATCTCACACATCTCGCTCTACAATGCTGGGTTATACTACTGTAACAGCACTGCAGTAGCGTGTCTTACTGTCACATCAG GCCCGAATGTGACGGATAAATGTGTCCAAACCCATCTGGAAACAGGAC GTCTGAATAAGACGGATAAATGTGAGAAACCTGAAACAAGAA AGCGATGGACAGCCCTTATAATCACAGGGAGTGTGCTGCTAGCGCTGGCTTTGGTTTTCTGGAAGTGGATTTCACAGAAGAAAG ATGATGATGAACTGGCAGACCACATCTACAGTACTGTTGATTTTGTCACATTTGATAAAGCacagacag GTAGAGCTCAGAAACCgaaggagaaagaaagtgtATATGACCTTGCAACTCATCCAGGCCCAGCACCCACAG GTCTTCAAAATGAACCATTATATTCACTGGTGCAGAAACCAGCCGCAAGACAGCAAAACACTG ATCCAGTCGAGGAGGGGCTGTACAGTCTGGCTCAGAGACCCCACCTAACATCAGAAGAAGCACAGACATCTGTAACTGCCCATTACTGGAGAGCCTGA
- the LOC140549553 gene encoding uncharacterized protein isoform X3, producing the protein MKIPLFLLVLLLCRNRPAAGDQIQYKHVQKDGTVTLKCGELTEGLVTWSRDRNGRREDIVRIENGLITRLNDPSKRYTNNGLSLIISHISLYNAGLYYCNSTAVACLTVTSGLNKTDKCEKPETRKRWTALIITGSVLLALALVFWKWISQKKADDDELADHIYSTVDFVTFDKAQTGRAQKPKEKESVYDLATHPGPAPTGLQNEPLYSLVQKPAARQQNTDPVEEGLYSLAQRPHLTSEEAQTSVTAHYWRA; encoded by the exons ATGAAGATCCCCCTCTttctcctcgtcctcctcctctgtaGGAACAGACCTGCTGCTGGTGACC AAATTCAATACAAACATGTACAAAAGGATGGCACAGTCACCCTTAAGTGTGGTGAGCTAACCGAGGGCTTGGTGACCTGGAGCAGAGACCGGAACGGAAGAAGAGAAGATATTGTCAGAATTGAGAATGGATTGATCACACGTTTAAACGATCCATCAAAACGTTACACCAACAACGGACTATCTTTGATCATCTCACACATCTCGCTCTACAATGCTGGGTTATACTACTGTAACAGCACTGCAGTAGCGTGTCTTACTGTCACATCAG GTCTGAATAAGACGGATAAATGTGAGAAACCTGAAACAAGAA AGCGATGGACAGCCCTTATAATCACAGGGAGTGTGCTGCTAGCGCTGGCTTTGGTTTTCTGGAAGTGGATTTCACAGAAGAAAG CAGATGATGATGAACTGGCAGACCACATCTACAGTACTGTTGATTTTGTCACATTTGATAAAGCacagacag GTAGAGCTCAGAAACCgaaggagaaagaaagtgtATATGACCTTGCAACTCATCCAGGCCCAGCACCCACAG GTCTTCAAAATGAACCATTATATTCACTGGTGCAGAAACCAGCCGCAAGACAGCAAAACACTG ATCCAGTCGAGGAGGGGCTGTACAGTCTGGCTCAGAGACCCCACCTAACATCAGAAGAAGCACAGACATCTGTAACTGCCCATTACTGGAGAGCCTGA
- the LOC140549553 gene encoding uncharacterized protein isoform X4, with amino-acid sequence MKIPLFLLVLLLCRNRPAAGDRLNKTDKCEKPETRKRWTALIITGSVLLALALVFWKWISQKKADDDELADHIYSTVDFVTFDKAQTGRAQKPKEKESVYDLATHPGPAPTGLQNEPLYSLVQKPAARQQNTDPVEEGLYSLAQRPHLTSEEAQTSVTAHYWRA; translated from the exons ATGAAGATCCCCCTCTttctcctcgtcctcctcctctgtaGGAACAGACCTGCTGCTGGTGACC GTCTGAATAAGACGGATAAATGTGAGAAACCTGAAACAAGAA AGCGATGGACAGCCCTTATAATCACAGGGAGTGTGCTGCTAGCGCTGGCTTTGGTTTTCTGGAAGTGGATTTCACAGAAGAAAG CAGATGATGATGAACTGGCAGACCACATCTACAGTACTGTTGATTTTGTCACATTTGATAAAGCacagacag GTAGAGCTCAGAAACCgaaggagaaagaaagtgtATATGACCTTGCAACTCATCCAGGCCCAGCACCCACAG GTCTTCAAAATGAACCATTATATTCACTGGTGCAGAAACCAGCCGCAAGACAGCAAAACACTG ATCCAGTCGAGGAGGGGCTGTACAGTCTGGCTCAGAGACCCCACCTAACATCAGAAGAAGCACAGACATCTGTAACTGCCCATTACTGGAGAGCCTGA
- the LOC140550189 gene encoding uncharacterized protein gives MKFPLFLLVLLLCRNRPAACDQIQYKRVQKDGTVTLKCGELTEGLVTWSRDRDGRREDIVRIENGLITRFNNSSKRYTNNGLSLIISHISLYHAGLYYCNSTAVACLTVTSGPNVTDKCGKTELETGNAPEPEFRRPLFVSKRWTALIIMGSVLLALALVFWKWISQKKADDDELADHIYSTVEYVTFDGSQTGLQNDPTH, from the exons ATGAagttccctctctttctcctcgtcctcctcctctgtaGGAACAGACCTGCTGCCTGTGACC AAATTCAATACAAACGTGTACAAAAGGACGGCACAGTCACCCTTAAGTGTGGTGAGCTAACCGAGGGTTTGGTGACCTGGAGCAGAGACCGGGACGGAAGAAGAGAAGATATTGTCAGAATTGAGAATGGATTGATTACACGTTTCAACAATTCATCAAAACGTTACACCAACAACGGACTATCTCTGATCATCTCACACATCTCGCTCTACCATGCTGGGTTATACTACTGTAACAGCACTGCAGTAGCGTGTCTCACTGTCACATCAG GTCCGAATGTGACTGATAAATGTGGCAAAACTGAGCTGGAAACAGGAA ATGCACCAGAACCTGAATTCAGAAGACCTTTGTTCGTTTCAAAGCGATGGACAGCTCTTATAATCATGGGGAGTGTGCTGCTAGCGCTGGCTTTGGTTTTCTGGAAGTGGATTTCACAGAAGAAAG CAGATGATGATGAACTGGCAGACCACATCTACAGTACTGTTGAATATGTCACCTTTGATGGATCGCAGacag